The Cheilinus undulatus linkage group 2, ASM1832078v1, whole genome shotgun sequence genome has a window encoding:
- the eml2 gene encoding echinoderm microtubule-associated protein-like 2 isoform X2, which translates to MKRSSSKSKECTLNAEDGYVRMFLRGRPVTMHIPDEQRESYSLDHKVAVPDRKLKLQWVYGYRGRDCRSNLYLLPTGEIVYFNASVVVLYNTEEQQQRHYLGHNDDVKCLSVHPDMVTIATGQVAGNSKDGKLLAPHVRVWDSVSLNTLHVLGMGVFDRAVTCVAFSKSNGGTFLCAVDDANDHILSVWNWQKEKQVADVKCSNDSVLAAVFHPMDANLIVTCGKSHINFWTMEGNTLTKRQGLFEKHEKPKYVLCVAFAENGDAITGDSSGNIYIWAKGGNRITHQVSGAHEGGIFSICVLKDGTMVSGGGKDRKVVLWNHDYRKQSEMEVGEPFGPVRALAEGKPGELFVGTTKNAIIRAAFPDTLTPIVQGHTDELWGLDVHPTMEQFVTCSQDKQVHLWDTNSHQPLWSKTIEDPGRSAGFHPSGEVLAVGTMTGRWLVLDTDTRDLVSMHTDGNEIISNVKYSPDGNFLAVASHDNFVYIYAVTENGRKYSRVGKCTGHSSFVTHLDWSADSQYIVTNSGDYEILFWEASSGKHVTNMDIVRNLEWATSTCTLSFNTFGIWPDGADGTDINAVCRSHDGSLLTSADDFGKVHLFSFPCSHPRAPSHEYGGHSSHVTNVAFLHDDSHLISTGGKDTSILQWVVA; encoded by the exons TAAATCCAAAGAATGCACCCTCAATGCAG AGGACGGCTACGTGAGGATGTTCCTCCGAGGTCGTCCCGTCACCATGCACATCCCAGATGAGCAGAGGGAGAGCTACAGCCTCGACCACAAGGTGGCGGTACCTGACCGCAAGCTCAAACTGCAGTGGGT GTATGGTTATCGTGGACGAGACTGTCGCTCCAACCTCTACCTGCTGCCCACAGGTGAGATCGTCTACTTCAACGCCTCGGTGGTGGTGCTTTACAACacggaggagcagcagcagagacactACCTGGGACACAATGATGACGTGAAATG CCTGAGTGTGCATCCTGATATGGTTACCATAGCAACTGGGCAAGTAGCTGGAAACTCTAAAGATGGAAAG CTGCTGGCTCCTCATGTCCGTGTTTGGGACTCTGTGAGCCTCAACACGCTGCATGTGCTCGGGATGGGCGTGTTCGACAGAGCCGTCACCTGTGTGGCTTTCTCCAAGTCG AACGGCGGCACCTTCCTCTGTGCTGTCGACGATGCCAATGATCACATCCTGTCAGTCTGGAACTGGCAGAAGGAAAAACAAGTGGCTGATGTCAAG TGCTCCAATGACTCTGTGCTGGCTGCTGTGTTTCATCCCATGGATGCTAACCTGATCGTCACCTGTGGAAAATCTCACATCAACTTCTGGACCATGGAGGGAAACACGCTCACCAAGAGACAGGGCCTGTTCGAG AAACACGAGAAACCAAAGTATGTGCTGTGTGTGGCGTTTGCTGAGAATGGAGACGCCATCACAGGAGACTCCAGCGGGAACATTTACATCTGGGCCAAAG GTGGTAACCGTATCACTCATCAGGTGTCAGGGGCCCATGAGGGCGGGATTTTCTCCATTTGCGTCCTGAAGGACGGCACCATGGTGTCCGGAGGAGGGAAGGACCGTAAGGTGGTGTTGTGGAACCACGACTACAGGAAACAGTCTGAGATGGag GTGGGCGAGCCGTTCGGGCCTGTTCGCGCTCTGGCTGAGGGCAAACCTGGAGAACTCTTCGTAGGAACCACCAAGAACGCCATCATCAGAGCTGCCTTCCCTGACACTTTAACTCCTATTGTTCAG GGTCACACAGATGAGCTGTGGGGTCTGGATGTTCATCCCACCATGGAGCAGTTTGTCACCTGCTCCCAGGACAAGCAGGTTCACCTCTGGGACACCAACTCCCATCAGCCCCTCTGGAGCAAGACCATCGAG GATCCTgggaggtctgcaggtttccatCCAAGCGGGGAAGTTCTGGCTGTGGGGACCATGACTGGAAG GTGGTTGGTGCTGGACACTGACACCCGGGATCTTGTTTCTATGCACACAGATGGAAATGAGATAATTTCTAATGTGAAATACTCTCCAG ATGGTAACTTCCTGGCTGTTGCCTCCCATGACAACTTTGTTTACATCTATGCTGTGACGGAGAACGGTCGGAAATACAGCCGTGTGGGGAAATGCACT GGTCACTCAAGCTTCGTCACCCATCTGGACTGGTCTGCAGACAGCCAGTACATCGTCACCAACTCAGGAGACTACGAGATCCTCTTCT gGGAGGCCTCCAGTGGTAAACATGTGACGAACATGGACATCGTGCGTAACCTGGAGTGGGCCACGTCCACCTGTACCTTGAGCTTTAACACCTTTG GAATTTGGCCGGACGGAGCAGACGGCACAGACATCAATGCCGTGTGCAGGTCACATGACGGATCCCTGCTGACCTCTGCTGATGACTTTGGCAAAGTGCACTTGTTCTCCTTCCCCTGCTCTCATCCAAGG GCTCCGAGCCACGAGTATGGTGGCCACAGCAGTCACGTGACCAATGTTGCCTTCCTGCACGACGACAGTCACCTGATCTCCACCGGTGGGAAAGACACCAGCATCCTGCAGTGGGTGGTTGCTTAG